Proteins from a single region of Mumia flava:
- a CDS encoding sulfite exporter TauE/SafE family protein — protein MRSLLLLALVGLGAQLVDGSLGMAYGVTSTTLLLAIGTNPAAASATVHLAEIGTTLVSGAAHWRFGNVDWKVVAKIGIPGAIGAFAGATFLSQLSTETAAPLMSLILLALGVYVLVRFTVAGLPKNNLGKPLRKRFLTPLGLVAGFVDSTGGGGWGPVGTPAILASGRLEPRKTIGSIDTSEFLVAVAASLGFIVGIGSQGVNYSWALALLIGGMIAAPIAAWLVRHIPPRVLGSLVGGLIVLTNVRTLLRSDWVAASGQVAAVTYVVVAALWVSAVVWSVTQYRKNRDEERRVVDEAEELVA, from the coding sequence ATGCGTAGTCTGCTCCTGCTCGCCCTCGTCGGGCTCGGCGCCCAGCTCGTCGACGGATCGCTGGGCATGGCGTACGGCGTCACGTCGACGACCCTGCTGCTCGCCATCGGCACCAACCCGGCCGCAGCCTCGGCGACGGTCCACCTCGCCGAGATCGGCACCACGCTCGTCTCCGGGGCTGCGCACTGGCGATTCGGGAACGTGGACTGGAAGGTCGTCGCCAAGATCGGCATCCCGGGCGCGATCGGTGCGTTCGCCGGCGCGACGTTCCTCTCGCAGCTCTCGACCGAGACCGCCGCGCCGCTGATGTCGCTGATCCTGCTCGCGCTCGGCGTCTACGTGCTGGTGCGGTTCACGGTCGCCGGCCTGCCGAAGAACAACCTCGGCAAGCCGCTGCGCAAGCGGTTCCTCACGCCGCTCGGTCTGGTCGCCGGGTTCGTCGACTCCACCGGCGGTGGCGGATGGGGACCGGTCGGCACGCCGGCGATCCTCGCGAGCGGGCGGCTCGAGCCCCGCAAGACGATCGGGTCGATCGACACGAGCGAGTTCCTGGTCGCGGTCGCCGCGAGCCTCGGCTTCATCGTCGGGATCGGCTCGCAGGGCGTGAACTACTCGTGGGCGCTCGCGCTGCTGATCGGCGGCATGATCGCGGCGCCGATCGCCGCCTGGCTGGTCCGCCACATCCCGCCGCGCGTCCTCGGCTCGCTCGTCGGTGGCCTGATCGTGCTGACGAACGTCCGCACCCTGCTGCGCAGCGACTGGGTGGCCGCGTCGGGCCAGGTCGCCGCCGTGACGTACGTCGTGGTCGCCGCCCTGTGGGTCTCGGCGGTCGTCTGGTCCGTCACGCAGTACCGCAAGAACCGCGACGAGGAGCGCCGCGTGGTCGACGAGGCCGAGGAGCTCGTGGCCTGA
- a CDS encoding WhiB family transcriptional regulator — protein sequence MSTSRLAGRRIALSEDVVPACALLPEVYGLLAEPADEASDTPDSWLARHNALAAARQACAACPLLTACLYRAVVEADVAGYAACTTEADRTLLRERLGVAVASVDLDAIAGVRAGGRGIDHDAIVAVRRAYPKETFAQLAERLGCSLSTVKRHLRGYRGELPEPRPAEKDDARPSLEAVLDAFDEVVGDARARALTA from the coding sequence ATGTCGACTTCGAGACTCGCCGGCCGCCGGATCGCGCTGAGCGAGGACGTCGTTCCCGCGTGTGCGCTGCTGCCGGAGGTGTACGGACTGCTGGCGGAGCCCGCCGACGAGGCGAGCGACACCCCGGACAGCTGGCTGGCACGACACAACGCCCTCGCCGCGGCGAGGCAGGCCTGCGCGGCGTGCCCGCTGCTCACGGCGTGCCTCTACCGCGCCGTGGTCGAGGCCGACGTCGCAGGCTACGCGGCGTGCACGACCGAGGCCGACCGCACGCTGCTGCGCGAGCGCCTCGGGGTCGCCGTCGCCAGCGTGGACCTGGACGCGATCGCCGGCGTCCGGGCGGGTGGGCGCGGCATCGACCACGACGCGATCGTGGCGGTGCGACGTGCCTATCCGAAGGAGACGTTCGCGCAGCTCGCCGAGCGGCTCGGCTGCTCGCTGTCGACGGTGAAACGCCATCTGCGGGGCTACCGGGGCGAGCTTCCCGAGCCTCGCCCGGCCGAGAAGGACGACGCGCGGCCCAGTCTGGAGGCGGTGCTGGACGCGTTCGACGAGGTTGTCGGGGACGCCCGGGCGCGTGCGCTGACGGCGTAG
- a CDS encoding HAD family hydrolase produces the protein MTTAPGEQTDTAWVPKLLALDVDGTIVDYDNRMTDVVREAVRGAADAGIHCVISTGRAVPGVMDAVEKLGFSDGLAVASNGSVVFSYEPVELLHTVTFDAGPAVRALLEAVPDAAVAVEEIGVGYRMNKPFPTGELSGTMVRQSIEELVAEPVTRVIVRSPDSSAEEFAELAHGLGLEGTNYYVGYTAWLDLAPDGVSKAAGLEKICERLGIDRADVLALGDGSNDVEMLAWAGRGVAMGDAPLHVQSAADDVTETVENDGVAVEIARYL, from the coding sequence ATGACGACCGCCCCCGGCGAGCAGACGGACACCGCCTGGGTCCCGAAGCTGCTCGCGCTCGACGTCGACGGCACGATCGTGGACTACGACAACCGGATGACCGACGTCGTCCGGGAGGCGGTCCGCGGTGCGGCCGACGCCGGGATCCACTGCGTGATCTCGACCGGCCGGGCCGTGCCGGGGGTGATGGACGCGGTCGAGAAGCTCGGGTTCTCCGACGGGCTCGCGGTCGCGAGCAACGGCTCGGTGGTCTTCTCCTACGAGCCCGTCGAGCTGCTGCACACCGTGACGTTCGACGCAGGACCGGCCGTACGGGCTCTGCTGGAGGCAGTCCCGGACGCGGCTGTCGCCGTCGAGGAGATCGGGGTCGGCTACCGGATGAACAAGCCGTTCCCGACCGGAGAGCTGAGCGGCACGATGGTCAGGCAGAGCATCGAGGAGCTCGTCGCCGAGCCGGTCACCCGCGTGATCGTCCGCAGCCCGGACTCCTCCGCGGAGGAGTTCGCAGAGCTCGCCCACGGACTGGGTCTCGAGGGCACGAACTACTACGTGGGCTACACCGCGTGGCTCGACCTGGCGCCGGACGGCGTGTCGAAGGCGGCGGGGCTCGAGAAGATCTGCGAGCGGCTCGGGATCGACCGGGCGGACGTGCTCGCCCTCGGTGACGGCTCGAACGACGTCGAGATGCTCGCGTGGGCCGGCCGTGGCGTCGCCATGGGCGATGCGCCGCTGCACGTGCAGTCGGCAGCCGACGACGTGACCGAGACGGTCGAGAACGACGGTGTCGCCGTGGAGATCGCCCGCTACCTCTGA
- the serS gene encoding serine--tRNA ligase has translation MIDVRTLRDNPDEIRDAQRRRGESDAVVDELVAADEHRRSAIASFEALRAEQKSLGKQVARASGDEKAALLARTKELSGQVKEADAAVRSAGEAFTALLAGVPNLASPEAPAGGEDDFEVLDVVGEPRDFAAEGFEPLDHLELGERLGAFDIERGAKVSGARFYFLTGVGAQLELALVQMAMDRATAWGFTPMIPPALVRPEAMEGTGFLGQAADDVYHLPKDDLYLVGTSEVPLAAYHSGEILDAESLPRRYAGFSPCYRREAGSYGKDTRGIFRVHWFDKVEMFVYTTPEDSYAMHEQLLAYEREWLDLLELPYRVIDVAAGDLGLSAIRKFDCEAWIPTQQKYRELSSASNCTQFQARRLSIRARDGEQVAPLATLNGTLMASTRTIIALLENHQQADGSVRVPAALQPYLGGRERLEPTT, from the coding sequence ATGATCGATGTCCGGACGCTGCGTGACAACCCCGACGAGATCCGCGACGCCCAGCGGCGTCGCGGCGAGTCCGACGCCGTGGTCGACGAGCTCGTCGCCGCCGACGAGCACCGCCGGTCCGCGATCGCGTCGTTCGAGGCGCTGCGCGCCGAGCAGAAGTCCCTCGGCAAGCAGGTCGCGCGCGCCTCCGGCGACGAGAAGGCCGCGCTGCTGGCGCGGACGAAGGAGCTCTCGGGTCAGGTCAAGGAGGCCGACGCCGCCGTCCGATCGGCCGGTGAGGCGTTCACCGCACTGCTTGCCGGCGTCCCGAACCTCGCGTCTCCCGAAGCACCCGCCGGCGGCGAGGACGACTTCGAGGTCCTCGACGTCGTCGGCGAGCCCCGCGACTTCGCGGCCGAGGGGTTCGAGCCGCTCGACCACCTCGAGCTCGGCGAGCGGCTGGGCGCCTTCGACATCGAGCGCGGAGCCAAGGTCAGCGGTGCACGGTTCTACTTCCTGACCGGGGTCGGCGCGCAGCTCGAGCTCGCGCTGGTCCAGATGGCGATGGACCGTGCGACGGCGTGGGGCTTCACCCCGATGATCCCCCCGGCGCTCGTGCGACCGGAGGCGATGGAGGGCACCGGATTCCTCGGCCAGGCTGCCGACGACGTCTACCACCTGCCGAAGGACGACCTCTACCTCGTCGGCACGTCCGAGGTCCCGCTCGCCGCGTACCACTCCGGCGAGATCCTGGACGCCGAGTCGTTGCCGCGCCGTTACGCGGGGTTCAGCCCCTGCTACCGGCGCGAGGCAGGCTCGTACGGCAAGGACACCCGCGGGATCTTCCGGGTGCACTGGTTCGACAAGGTGGAGATGTTCGTCTACACGACGCCCGAGGACTCCTACGCGATGCACGAGCAGCTGCTCGCGTACGAGCGCGAGTGGCTCGACCTGCTCGAGCTCCCGTACCGCGTGATCGACGTCGCGGCGGGCGACCTCGGGCTGTCGGCGATCCGCAAGTTCGACTGCGAGGCCTGGATCCCGACGCAGCAGAAGTACCGCGAGCTCTCCAGCGCCTCGAACTGCACGCAGTTCCAGGCGCGACGCCTGTCGATCCGTGCCCGTGACGGCGAGCAGGTCGCGCCGCTCGCGACCCTCAACGGCACGCTGATGGCCTCGACCCGGACCATCATCGCGCTCCTCGAGAACCACCAGCAGGCCGACGGCTCGGTACGCGTCCCCGCCGCCCTGCAGCCCTACCTCGGCGGACGCGAGAGGCTGGAGCCCACCACGTGA